The genomic interval GTGACCAGTTCGCTTAACGGAACGCTGACAGAAGCATTCCGAGATAACAAAGTCCGATTCCTCCATATCTGGCTTTTGGGAGCATTGACTAACTGCCCCGACTTGTTATCAGATATTGGTGAGAGCAGGAAGTACAAAGGTAAACCAGCGCGATTAAAAATCACGCTTCGTCTACTGTCTCTTTCTTCTAGCAAAAAGAATGACATCGCCAAGACCTTGCAAGGTATTAAGACTTTTACCTGGGAAGGAACTGTTTTTGAAATCGAGATTGTAAATACGGATAGTTGTCTTTATCCAGAAGGATACGGCAGTGCTTGCCTTGCAAGTGCCATGCTCTTGCAAGGCAGTGTTAGTACACAAGAATTTTGCGTAATTGACCTTGGCGGCGGGACATTGACTTTTAGTACCTATCAAGTTGGCAAGAAACCACGGGCAGTAGAGCAAACACCAGGCAGTGGCAACGGAATAAAAGCAATTATTGAGCGATTAAGTATCGCATTATCTCGCACAGACCGAGGCGGAATCCAGTTCAAAAAAGAAAACCTGGAGTCGGCATTGCAAAATTCAAAGCCAGATGAGAAAGGAGGTCATTCGGTCAAGTACCGTCACGGGCAAGAAAGTCTAGAGATAGGCGACATTGTCACCCACGCCCTCAGTGAGTGGGTTGCAGAAATGCCTATTGTGGAAAGCTTGCTCACTAAAGTCTCCCAAGCGCTGCTGAACGGGACACCAGTGTTCGCTTGTGGTGGAGGATTCGCAGTTACTGTAATTGCTGATTGGCTGAGGGCTTATGTTTGCGCGGATATTGAAAATCCTCAATTCCTGGTACTAGAAAATCCGCAAAACATCAATTTAACGGGATTGCGTTATCTGAATCCCCAAAGTCAAAAGCACTGGGGCGACAGCTAGTCATCCAGTGCCTTAACTCCGTAAATCCATACAGGAAAGGAATCTCTGCTATCATGTCACGTTTCCTCCAACGCCGTGAGTACCGTGATGACCATGTACCGGGGTACATATACTTAATGCGTGCCAAAGGGTATCACGGACTAGTCCCTGGTTGTTATCTTCAGCGTTGCAAGATTGGCTTATCTCGAAATCCTGAAGCACGTTTACAAACATTCATAGACAACCAACCACCATGTGACATTGAAATTATCAAGACTATCTATGTTGAGGACATGGAATTTGTAGAAACTACACTGCACCAAAGATTTAAGCATTGCAATGTCAGGCTAGTTAAAAGTCGTGAATGGTTTGATTTGAACCCTTGGCAGTACGCAATGGTGCTTTGGGCATTTAGCCGCTACGAGTCGCGGCGATTGAGCTTTGAGAATATACCCGTTCGGGTGGTTGTGGGTGGGCTGGTGGCGTTGTTAGGGATGGGGATGCTAGTAGGGCAATCCATGAGGGAGCCACAGGTACAGCCAAGCGTAGAAGCAATACCAGGACAGCGTTAGAGCGGGATTACTTATCAGAGTAGGCTTCTAGAAAAAACAGAAAATGAAAATATCGTAACGCGTTATTGACATTAC from Mastigocladopsis repens PCC 10914 carries:
- a CDS encoding acetate and sugar kinases/Hsc70/actin family protein, whose translation is MTTDIKLLEVVENSESLELPQTVDKPAKKTRRAAVVQNKSVTVDLDLDAGSSRCKFVVNGWAGSYPSVFKEVSGELPSGISGCFSLGSKNYAAGRVTSSLNGTLTEAFRDNKVRFLHIWLLGALTNCPDLLSDIGESRKYKGKPARLKITLRLLSLSSSKKNDIAKTLQGIKTFTWEGTVFEIEIVNTDSCLYPEGYGSACLASAMLLQGSVSTQEFCVIDLGGGTLTFSTYQVGKKPRAVEQTPGSGNGIKAIIERLSIALSRTDRGGIQFKKENLESALQNSKPDEKGGHSVKYRHGQESLEIGDIVTHALSEWVAEMPIVESLLTKVSQALLNGTPVFACGGGFAVTVIADWLRAYVCADIENPQFLVLENPQNINLTGLRYLNPQSQKHWGDS
- a CDS encoding GIY-YIG nuclease family protein is translated as MSRFLQRREYRDDHVPGYIYLMRAKGYHGLVPGCYLQRCKIGLSRNPEARLQTFIDNQPPCDIEIIKTIYVEDMEFVETTLHQRFKHCNVRLVKSREWFDLNPWQYAMVLWAFSRYESRRLSFENIPVRVVVGGLVALLGMGMLVGQSMREPQVQPSVEAIPGQR